ATTAACCATTAGTTAGTTAAAAGCACGAAGTGGTCACCGCATCTTATTACGCTCGCGATGCGGGAACTATTAACAGGCGACGTGTTGCCTAAAAAATATACCTGCGCTGGATTCAAATAGTTCCCGGCTCGAAGGCCGGGATGACGGAGTGTGGGCATGCGGATTAGTAGAGATAATAGGTAGGGCTATAAGTGGGCCTTGCGACTCAATGCTGCCTATAAGCTACAACTCTCCCATCCGACTCAGGAGTGACGCCAATCGCATCTATTCTCACATACGCCGTACGTCACCGGGCTACACCAGGCGATTGTGCTCGCGCCCCTTTAAAAAGCTATCAATATTCTCGGCAATACCCTGGATCAGGCGGGTGATCGACTCCTGACTGGCCCAGGCCGTGTGCGGGGTCAGTAACAAGTTGTTGCCCTGATACTGCTCCAACGGGTTATCCGCAGCAGCCGGCTCCACGCTGAGGACATCCACACCGGCGCCGAGCAGCTGTTGGTTGGCCAGTGCATCTGCCAGTGCCTGTTCATTGACAATGCCGCCGCGCGCCGTATTCAGTAAGATGGCATGTGCCGGAAGCAGTGCCAGTGTGTCGGCATCAAACAAGTCGCGGGTGGTGTCGGTCAGCGGACAGTGAACAGAGACGATATCGGCACTGCGCAGCGCCTCGGTAAATTCAACGCGTTCGGCACGTACAGTCTCTTGCCCCGGGCGCTCTGCAATCACGACTTCGGCGCCAAAGGCGCTGGCGACCTTAGCGACCGCCTGGCCAAGGTTACCATAACCGACTATGACAAAGCGTTTGCCCGACAGGTCGTGAATTGGGTAGTCCAGACGACAAAACAGGTTGCTGCGTTGCCAGGCACCATTGGCACAATCCTGCGTATAGCGGTGAATATTACTCATCAGGTTGCCAAGCAGTGTAAATGTATGCAAAACCACAGATGGCGTAGAATAGCCAGCCACATTGGTCACCGCGATATTGTGGGCACGTGCAGCCTCCAGGTCGATATTATTGGTGCCGGTTGCGGCCACGCAGATCAATCTGAGGCTCGGCAGTTGGCTCAGCGCATCGGCATTGAGCACCACCTTGTTGGTCACAACCACTTCAGCGCTCCGTATACGTGGCATCAGCTGCTCAGCTGAGGTGGTATGGTACTCGGTGACTGTACCAAATTTTCTGAGCGGATCCAGGCTAACACCCGCCAGCGTGGCGGCATCTAAAACAACAATATTCATGGTGAGCAAACATTCCTTACTAACAGATGGCGCCGAGTGTATCATTTTTATTGGCAAAGTTTATCTTTGTGCTTGACCTTGAACTCAACTCTAAGGTTTATACTGTGATCAGATTCATAAAGGACGGCAAAACTGACTATGTATAAGATTGGCTATATTGCAAAACAATTGAATGTGTCTACCGACACACTGCGTTATTATGAGCGTCAGGGCCTGTTGCAGGCCTGTGTTCGCAGCCCGGCAGGTTACCGGTTATATGACGATAGCGCGCTTGAGCAGATGCGTTTTATTGTGCGGGCAAAGGCGGTGGGCTTCAGTCTTAAAGATATTCAGGAACTGCTGACCATTAAAATTGATAAACACAATCACAGCTGTGAAGAAGTGAAATCACTGACGTTACAGAAGCTGGCACAAACCCGGCAAAGAATTGAAGAGTTACTGAAATTCGAGCGCTCTTTGAGCGTGCTGGCCGAGCGGTGTTGTGGCGGCGAAGAAAGTGCTGATGATTGTTCTATCTTAACCGCGTTGGAGGATGTAGATGGCTCTGCTTGATAATTTTTGGCAACTCTTTTTGGTTTCAGCGCCCTGGCTGATGCTCGGCCTGTTACTTGCTGGTTTGCTTAACGTATTTATTCCTAAAGACTTCTTACAAAAGCATCTGGGAAAAGAAGGGCTCTGGACGACTATCAAAGCGGCTCTGATAGGAGCGCCTATGCCGCTATGTTCCTGTGGCGTAATCCCGGCTGCCATCGGGTTGCGTCGTGCCGGCGGGTCCAAAAGTGCCACGACTGCCTTTTTGGTATCCACACCCGAAACAGGGGTCGACTCCATCTCGGTTTCTTACGCGCTGCTTGGGCCTTTTATGGCCGTGATCCGGCCCATCGCCGCAGTAGCCAGTGCGATCACCGCCGGTGTGCTGGTTGGTAAAGACGAGGGCAACGCACAACCAGCTGCGTCAGACGTATCAGACAGTGGGTGCTGTGGCAGCTCAGCCAAAAAAGCAGAGGCAGAAAAAAGCAGTTGCTGTGCCACTGAGCCTAAACCAGCGTCAGTGCAATCCAGCAGTTGTTGCGCAAGCCAACCACAGGCAGATCCTGCGCCGCAAAGCAGCTGTTGCGATAGTCAGCCTGTGCAAAAGCCCGAGGAGCAGGCCACGTCTTGCTGTGCCTCAGCGCAAGCCAAGCCTGGGTTGTGGCAAAAGCTAGTGTCTGCTGTGCAATTTAGCTGTAACAAATTATTAGCCGATACTATGCAATGGCTACTGATTGGTCTATTCTTTGCCGCCTTAGTACAAACCTATGTTCCCGAAGCCTTTTTGGCTCAGTGGGGCAATGGCATTCTGGCCATGATAGTGGTTATTTTGGTCAGTATTCCGATGTACATTTGTGCCACAGCGTCAACGCCCATTGCGGCCGGTTTATTGCTGGCGGGTGTGTCTCCCGGTGCGGTGCTGGTCTTTATGCTGGCAGGTCCCGCCACCAACGTTGCTACCATTGGCGTGGTGGCCAAAGAGCTGGGTCGTCGCGCGGTGTTTGCTTATCTTGGCGCGGTGATTGGTGTGGCAATTATTTTTGGATTTTTGACCGACTGGCTGGTGGCGCAGTTTGGCTTTACGGTGGCGCCTATGATGGGGCACGACCATGAAGTGCTGCCATACTGGCTGACATTGAGCAGTGGTGTTGTACTGGCTCTGCTGATGGCAAGGTTGATGCTGCTGGGTATTAAACAACGCTTTATGCCCGCTCAGGCATCGGCATAACCTCAGGTGCCTGCATTACACCGCAAGTGATGCAGGTACTTCTGGTCAGACTTGATATTCTTAGCTTCCGATCAGGGGGCACGATAGAATAAGACGTTTTGATGACAACCACCCAATAATAAAGAGTAGTTTAGTGGATAAATACGCAGATATCAGACCTTACAATGACGATGAAGTCCCCGCAGCTTTGCAGCGTTTGCTGGACGATGATCAGTTTATTGATGTGATTGCGGAGCATAACCTGCCCAAATGGCTGGCAGGGTGGAACCTGATATCCCGGTCACTGGTGCGTAGCCGATTGAAGAAAAAATGGCGGTCAGTCACTAATGTTGAAGCGGTTCAGAATGAAGTAGCCGGTTATCTGTCTATGCTGATTGAGCGTACCACCGCCAAGGTAACCTATTCCGGCCTGGATAAGCTCGACAAGCAGGGGGCGTATCTGTTTATCTCTAACCACAGAGACATAGTGCTGGATCCGGCACTGGTCAACTGGGGTCTGCATCAGCAAAAAATGCAAACTGTGCGCATTGCCATTGGCGATAACCTGCTTCAGGTGCCTTATATCACAGAGCTGATGCGCTTAAATAAGAGCTTTATTGTGAAGCGTTCGGCCAAAGCACCAAAAGAAATGCTGCGTGCCTTGTCTCAGCTGTCTGCGTATATTTATGACTCGCTGGATGAGGGCAACTCAATCTGGATTGCGCAAAAAGAAGGTCGTGCTAAAGATGGCGTCGACTTTACCGATCCGGCATTGCTGAAAATGTTGCAGTTGAATGGGCGTAAGCTAAAACTGCCGTTTGCCGAATATGTGCGCCAGCTCAAGATTGTCCCTGTGTCGATTTCTTATCAGTATGAACCGTGTGCCGTGTCAAAAGCCCGCGAGCTGTATCATAAACAGCAGTTCGGTGAATATGTGAAAGCCGAAGGCGAAGACATCAGCAGCATCATCGAAGGGTTTAGCAGCGATAAGGGTCATGTACATGTGGCGTTTGGCTCACCCATAGACGAAGAATTCGAAACGCCGGAGCAGCTGGCCGAAATCATCGATCAGCAGATTGTCAGCAACTACTATCTGCATTCGAGCAACTACCTGGCCGCCGGCGATGAAAGCAAGAGCAGCGAGCTGGAGAAGAACCGTTTTATGGAAGCGCTGGAGCAAGTACCGGAAGAGTTACGTCAGCTGGTGCTATCTATCTACGCACAGCCTGCCAAACGCAAGTTGTCGCAGTAGTAATACCAATTTCACTTAATACCTGTTCAATTTGACGGAGCAAATATGACGCTAACGGCGTTAAAAATTTCTTATTTAGAACCTTTACCTAAGGTATGAGTTCGCAAATTTTTGCCTAGTTATCGAACATATTTTCTCGCCTCAAAATAGAACACTTAATTAAGCAAATTGGTATAATCTAAAGCGCCTTTCGGGGCGTTTTTTTATGCCTGGCTATTTTTATGTTTGATTGATGGTGCAAGGAGTGGCGGTGCTTTTGCGGCAAAAGGAAAAGGTGTCCCCGGCAACGCGGATGCAGATGTCAGTCCTTGAACCCTAAGGTTCAAGGCGGAAAGCAACAGCCTACCGTAGGCTTCTCGGTACCTGCCGAGCCTGCGCAATAGTAAGCAAACTGCGTTCCTAAGAAAAAGTTATCGGCTCAGGGACATCATCCACTGTCCAACGTGCTAGGGAACGATTTCAGTATATAAGACCAAACCGCATCTAGAAACCTTTATTGGCAAATATCCGTAAAAAGTCGTCCGACTGGCGGTGATTTATGCACTTTTTGTATGGCATCTGAACAACGTAAAAAAGTGCGTAGATTATTTGTACACAAACCGACAAGTCGTTGCTGTTGCTATACTTCGGGTGGTAGCATTAACTAAGCAGATCAAAGCAAACGAGAACATTATCCATGAGTGAATTAAGAGATTATCAGCAAGCACAGCTACTGCTGGAACAACACGATATCTACATTGCCCCGGCTGAAGTGCACGGTACCATCAGCGGCTTACTGGCATGTGGCCTGAATATCGAAGAGCAGGAGTACCTGGGGCTGCTGAGCGATGTCTTTAACGATGGTCAGAAGTTTGCTGCGCCACTGAAAGAATTTTTTGCCGAGCTATATAAACTGGTCGTTGCACATTTTAATGATCCAGAGCACCTGTTTGAGCTGTATTTACCCATGGAAGAAAGCCTGAGCGATCAGGCCAATGCCTTGGTGGCCTGGGTGTCTGGGTTTTTACTGGGCTTTGGCCTCAAGCAAAAAGACTATGGTAAGTTTTCGGCCGACGTAAAGGAAGTGATTGGTGACTTTAGCGAAATCACTAAACTAGATACCCATTTTGACGAAAGTGAAGAAGACAAACAGGCACTGCATGAGGTGATTGAATACATCCGCGTGTCGGCCCTGTTGTGTTTTGCTGAGCTAGGCAAAGACGCCGCTTCACCGACCTCTAAAACAGTGCATTAATTATGATGATAGCCAACCAGGAATTTGTAACACGCCGCACTGAGCTGCTGGCGCAAATGGATAACAATGCGGTGGCGGTGATCCCCGCTGCCGTTGAGTTGACCCGCAGCCGTGATACTGAGTATCCGTTTCGCCAGGACAGCGACTTTTTCTACCTGACCGGGTTTAAAGAGCCCGATGCGGTGCTGGTGCTTTGCAAAGACAAAGACGGCACCCCACAACAAACGCTGTTTTGTCGTAATAAAGACAAGCTAGCCGAGATCTGGCACGGCCGCCGCATGGGTCACGAAAAAGCCAAAACCGCTTTAGAGCTGGACCAGACCTTTCCTTTGAGTGAACTGGATGAGGAGTTGCTGAACCTGGTTAATGGCCGTAAGGCACTTTACTATGGTCAGGGCACATATACCGCGTTTGACGATAAAATCTGGGCCTTACTTGGCACTTTGCGTGGCGCGCCGAAAAAAGGCTACCGGGCACCAGAAATCATCAAAGATGTGCGCCCGTTACTACACGAGATGCGCTTGTTTAAGTCAGACGCTGAAATAGCGGTGATGCGCAAAGCGGGCGAGATCAGTGCAGATGCCCACAAGCGTGCCATGCAGTTTGCAAAGCCCGGTGCCACCGAGTTCCAGCTGGAAGCCGAAATTCACCACCATTACGCCATGAATGGCGCCCGCCATCCGGCCTATGGCACCATAGTGGGCTCGGGTAACAACGCCAATATTTTGCACTATACCGACAATTGCGACGAATTAACCGATGGTGATTTGATCCTGATCGACTCAGGCTGTGAACTTGAAGGGTATGCTGCCGACATTACGCGTACTTTCCCGGTAAATGGTCGCTTTAGCGCGCCGCAAAAAGCCGTGTATGAACTGGTACTGGCCTCTCAGCAGGCCGCTTTTGAACAGGTTAAACCAGGCGGCACTTTGGTCAAAGCCAATGAAGCCGCAATGCGGGTGATGACCGAAGGGCTGATTGAGCTGGGTATTTTGGCCGGTGAAGTCGATGAATTGCTCGACAAGCAAGCCTGCAAAGCCTTTTATATGCATGGCCTGGGCCACTGGCTGGGGCTGGATGTGCACGATGTGGGCGAATACAAGCTGGATGAAGCCGACAGACCATTTGAGCCGGGTATGGTGCTGACCATAGAGCCGGGCCTGTACTTTGACGAAGATGCCGAAGTACCCGAACAATTTAAGGGCATTGGCGTGCGCATTGAAGATGACTTGCTGATCACCGCGGATGGCTTTGAAAACCTCACCGCTGGGGTGCCTAAAACCATTGCTGAGATTGAAGCCTTAATGCGCTCAGGCGAATAAATACAAGCAGGAGCAACACTTGCAACACTTTGATGTGTTAATCGTGGGTGGTGGTATGGCCGGTGCCACCGCTGCCGTCACGATCAAAAAACAGCTTCCCGACAGCCGCATCGCGGTGATCGAAGCCTTTGAGCCCAAAACAGCTCATCACCCCAGCTTTGACGACCGCAGTCTGGCACTGGCCGAGCAGTCGGTCTCTTACTTGCGTACACTCGGGTTATTTGACCCGCACTGGGATTTTGCAGAGCCAATTACTCAGGTGCATGTTTCAGACCGCGGCCACTTTGGCAAAACCACCATCACCTGTGAAGAGTTTGCGGTAGAGGCGCTGGGTTATGTGGTTGAAGTGAATCCTTACGGCGCGTATTTGCATCAGCAACTGAGCAAGCTGGATATCGCCCTGTATTGCCCGGCCAAAATAACTGGTTTGCATCAGCAGCAGACACAGGTCGATGTAGAGCTCGACAGCGGTGAAACGCTGACGGGTAAGCTATTGGTGGTGGCCGATGGTGCGCAATCGCCGACCCGCAGCAAGCTGAATATTGGCTTTGACAGTGTGGCTTATGAACAGGGCGCCCTGATAGCCAATGTGCAGATAAGCGATAAGCATCAGGGGCAGGCGTTTGAGCGTTTTACCGAGCATGGCCCGATGGCCCTGCTGCCGATGAGCAACAACCGCTACTCTCTGGTGTGGTGTATGCCGCAGCAGGAACTCGATACGTTGCGAGAATGCGATGATGCAAAGTTTCTGGCGCGTTTGCAAAGCGCATTTGGCTATCGCGCCGGGATGTTTGAACGGGTTGGCAGGCGCACCAGTTATCCGCTGATTTTAGGCCGCGTTGAGCAGCTGGTGCATCATCGCTGTGTGCTCATTGGCAACGCCGCGCATGCCATTCATCCCATTGCCGGGCAGGGCTTTAATCTGGGATTACGCGACATTCAGGCGCTGGTTGCGCAGCTGCAACAGACAGACCGCGAGCAGTGGGGCAGTCATGCGTTCACACAAGGCTACAAAACTGCGCGCGAGTCAGACATAAACCGTGTCATGACACTGACTGACTCTTTGGTCAGACTGTTTTCCAATGATTCCCGTATGCTGGCACTGGGACGCAGTTGTGGCCTGCTGTCGATGAGCCTGTTCTCACAACTGAAAGCGCCACTGGCGCGACAACTCATGGGACGAACCCTGTAAGGAATAATCATGCAGCAAGTACAAGTGTGCATAGTCGGTGGTGGGTGTGTCGGCCTGGCTTTAGCGCTGGGTCTGGCAAAGAACAATATCTCGGTGATGGTGCTGGATGCCGGTCCTGAACCTCAACCACTGAGCGAGGCCTATGGCGCGCGGGTCAGTGCCATCAGTTTGGCCAGCCAGAGCCTGTTTGAGTCCTTAGGCGTGTGGGATGCCATAAAGGCGCAGCGAGCCACAGCTTATCGTAAAATGTCGGTATGCGACGCCGACAGCTTTGGCCGCATTCAGTTTAACGCGCAGCAGCTGGCCTTGCCCGAACTTGGCCATATTATCGAAAACGATGCTATTCGTTTTGCCCTATATCAGGCCTTGCAGCAGCACAGCCAGGCGAGTTTATTGTTTGGCAGTCGTTATCAGTCTATCCACCAGACTGACAGCGATGTGTTGATCACGCTGGAGCAGGGCACGCCCGTGATGGCCAAATTGCTGGTTGCAGCAGACGGTGCTAACTCAGGGGTACGTAGCCAGTTTAACTTGCCGATCAGCTTCTGGGATTATGATCATCACGCCATTGTGGCCACCATCAAAACCGAGCAACCGCACGATGCCACAGCGCGTCAGGTGTTTTTGCCGGATGGTCCGCTGGCGTTGCTGCCTTTATCTGACTCCCACACCCAGTCAATCGTCTGGTCCACCGCACCTGAACACGCCCGCGAGTTGATGGCCATGGATGAGCAGAACTTCAATAAAGCCTTGAGCGCGGCCAGCGACCTGCAATGCGGATTATGTAAGGTGCAGGGCGAGCGCGCTGTATTCCCGCTGACCATGCGTTACGCACAGCAGTGGCTGACCGGCAAAGTGGTGTTAATGGGCGATGCCGCACACACCATCCACCCGCTTGCCGGGTTGGGGATGAACCTGGGCCTTAAAGATGCTGCACATCTGATCAACGCACTCTGCGAAGACAGTGAGGAGTTTGCCGCTCACCGTACATTGCGCGAGTACGAACGCACCCGCAAACTCGATGCACAAAAACACATTGCCATGATGCAGGGCTTAAAAGAATTGTTCAGCGGCAGTCACCCACTGAAAAAGTTAGTCCGTGGTGTGGGTTTGAATGTGGTAGATAACCTCGGCCCCATTAAAGACCTGTTTGTACAACAAGCCATCGGCGAATAACCATTACAGATGGGCTGCTTTGTGCCAAACAAGCAGCCCGCTTACACCTGCAGGGTTGAGCATCAAACACAACTTTTGAAACTCAACTCCCGTCATCCCACATTCGATGCGGGAACTTCCAACAGGCGATTTGGTGGCAAAAAATACACCTGCGCTGAACTCAAATAGTTCCCGGCTCGGGGGCCGGGATGACGGTGTGTAGGCATGCCTATTGGGACCCATAATAGACAGAGTGTAAAGCGGCTAGGCAACTCAGGAGTGACACCAATTACACCTATTCCCACATTCACAGCCTGTCATCCCGCACTCGATGCGGGATCTGCTAACAGGCTACTCAGGAGTGACACCAATAACACCCATTCCCAAATACATAGCCTGTCATCCCGCACTTGATGCGGGATCTACCAGCAGGCGACCTGGTGGCTAAAAAATGCGCTTAAGCTGAATTCAAATAGTTCCCGGCTCGGGGGCCGGGATGACGGCGTGTAGGCACACCGATTAGGAGTGATAATCGAGGGATCAGGCGACTCAATACTGCTTGTAAGTACCAACTCTCGCATCCATCCTTAGTCATCCCGCACTCAATGCGGGATCTGCTAACAGGCGACTCAGGAGTGACACCATTAACACCCATTCCCAC
The Pseudoalteromonas viridis DNA segment above includes these coding regions:
- a CDS encoding D-2-hydroxyacid dehydrogenase: MNIVVLDAATLAGVSLDPLRKFGTVTEYHTTSAEQLMPRIRSAEVVVTNKVVLNADALSQLPSLRLICVAATGTNNIDLEAARAHNIAVTNVAGYSTPSVVLHTFTLLGNLMSNIHRYTQDCANGAWQRSNLFCRLDYPIHDLSGKRFVIVGYGNLGQAVAKVASAFGAEVVIAERPGQETVRAERVEFTEALRSADIVSVHCPLTDTTRDLFDADTLALLPAHAILLNTARGGIVNEQALADALANQQLLGAGVDVLSVEPAAADNPLEQYQGNNLLLTPHTAWASQESITRLIQGIAENIDSFLKGREHNRLV
- the zntR gene encoding Zn(2+)-responsive transcriptional regulator encodes the protein MYKIGYIAKQLNVSTDTLRYYERQGLLQACVRSPAGYRLYDDSALEQMRFIVRAKAVGFSLKDIQELLTIKIDKHNHSCEEVKSLTLQKLAQTRQRIEELLKFERSLSVLAERCCGGEESADDCSILTALEDVDGSA
- a CDS encoding SO_0444 family Cu/Zn efflux transporter; the protein is MALLDNFWQLFLVSAPWLMLGLLLAGLLNVFIPKDFLQKHLGKEGLWTTIKAALIGAPMPLCSCGVIPAAIGLRRAGGSKSATTAFLVSTPETGVDSISVSYALLGPFMAVIRPIAAVASAITAGVLVGKDEGNAQPAASDVSDSGCCGSSAKKAEAEKSSCCATEPKPASVQSSSCCASQPQADPAPQSSCCDSQPVQKPEEQATSCCASAQAKPGLWQKLVSAVQFSCNKLLADTMQWLLIGLFFAALVQTYVPEAFLAQWGNGILAMIVVILVSIPMYICATASTPIAAGLLLAGVSPGAVLVFMLAGPATNVATIGVVAKELGRRAVFAYLGAVIGVAIIFGFLTDWLVAQFGFTVAPMMGHDHEVLPYWLTLSSGVVLALLMARLMLLGIKQRFMPAQASA
- a CDS encoding lysophospholipid acyltransferase family protein, which produces MDKYADIRPYNDDEVPAALQRLLDDDQFIDVIAEHNLPKWLAGWNLISRSLVRSRLKKKWRSVTNVEAVQNEVAGYLSMLIERTTAKVTYSGLDKLDKQGAYLFISNHRDIVLDPALVNWGLHQQKMQTVRIAIGDNLLQVPYITELMRLNKSFIVKRSAKAPKEMLRALSQLSAYIYDSLDEGNSIWIAQKEGRAKDGVDFTDPALLKMLQLNGRKLKLPFAEYVRQLKIVPVSISYQYEPCAVSKARELYHKQQFGEYVKAEGEDISSIIEGFSSDKGHVHVAFGSPIDEEFETPEQLAEIIDQQIVSNYYLHSSNYLAAGDESKSSELEKNRFMEALEQVPEELRQLVLSIYAQPAKRKLSQ
- a CDS encoding UPF0149 family protein is translated as MSELRDYQQAQLLLEQHDIYIAPAEVHGTISGLLACGLNIEEQEYLGLLSDVFNDGQKFAAPLKEFFAELYKLVVAHFNDPEHLFELYLPMEESLSDQANALVAWVSGFLLGFGLKQKDYGKFSADVKEVIGDFSEITKLDTHFDESEEDKQALHEVIEYIRVSALLCFAELGKDAASPTSKTVH
- the pepP gene encoding Xaa-Pro aminopeptidase, which codes for MIANQEFVTRRTELLAQMDNNAVAVIPAAVELTRSRDTEYPFRQDSDFFYLTGFKEPDAVLVLCKDKDGTPQQTLFCRNKDKLAEIWHGRRMGHEKAKTALELDQTFPLSELDEELLNLVNGRKALYYGQGTYTAFDDKIWALLGTLRGAPKKGYRAPEIIKDVRPLLHEMRLFKSDAEIAVMRKAGEISADAHKRAMQFAKPGATEFQLEAEIHHHYAMNGARHPAYGTIVGSGNNANILHYTDNCDELTDGDLILIDSGCELEGYAADITRTFPVNGRFSAPQKAVYELVLASQQAAFEQVKPGGTLVKANEAAMRVMTEGLIELGILAGEVDELLDKQACKAFYMHGLGHWLGLDVHDVGEYKLDEADRPFEPGMVLTIEPGLYFDEDAEVPEQFKGIGVRIEDDLLITADGFENLTAGVPKTIAEIEALMRSGE
- the ubiH gene encoding 2-octaprenyl-6-methoxyphenyl hydroxylase — translated: MQHFDVLIVGGGMAGATAAVTIKKQLPDSRIAVIEAFEPKTAHHPSFDDRSLALAEQSVSYLRTLGLFDPHWDFAEPITQVHVSDRGHFGKTTITCEEFAVEALGYVVEVNPYGAYLHQQLSKLDIALYCPAKITGLHQQQTQVDVELDSGETLTGKLLVVADGAQSPTRSKLNIGFDSVAYEQGALIANVQISDKHQGQAFERFTEHGPMALLPMSNNRYSLVWCMPQQELDTLRECDDAKFLARLQSAFGYRAGMFERVGRRTSYPLILGRVEQLVHHRCVLIGNAAHAIHPIAGQGFNLGLRDIQALVAQLQQTDREQWGSHAFTQGYKTARESDINRVMTLTDSLVRLFSNDSRMLALGRSCGLLSMSLFSQLKAPLARQLMGRTL
- a CDS encoding FAD-dependent oxidoreductase, giving the protein MQQVQVCIVGGGCVGLALALGLAKNNISVMVLDAGPEPQPLSEAYGARVSAISLASQSLFESLGVWDAIKAQRATAYRKMSVCDADSFGRIQFNAQQLALPELGHIIENDAIRFALYQALQQHSQASLLFGSRYQSIHQTDSDVLITLEQGTPVMAKLLVAADGANSGVRSQFNLPISFWDYDHHAIVATIKTEQPHDATARQVFLPDGPLALLPLSDSHTQSIVWSTAPEHARELMAMDEQNFNKALSAASDLQCGLCKVQGERAVFPLTMRYAQQWLTGKVVLMGDAAHTIHPLAGLGMNLGLKDAAHLINALCEDSEEFAAHRTLREYERTRKLDAQKHIAMMQGLKELFSGSHPLKKLVRGVGLNVVDNLGPIKDLFVQQAIGE